The DNA window TGAACGCTGCCACCAGCGGCACGATGGCCAGGCGACCGTGGCCGAGGGCAGCGCTGACCCGCAGCCGGCCTTTCGGCACGCCCTGGTCGGCGATGGCGGCTTCCACCTCGCCCATGTCAGCGAGGATGCGCCGGGCGCCGCGCAGGTAGGCCTCGCCCTCGGCGGTCAGGGTGATCTTGCGCGTGGTGCGCAACAGCAGGCGGGTGCCGAGGCGCTGTTCGGTGCGGGCGATGATGCGGCTGACCGCCGAGGGCGTCAGCCCCAGCGCCCGGGCAGCGGCCGACAGGCTCCCGGCCTGCGCCACCTGGGCGAACACTTCCATCTCCCCGGACCTGCCGTTGACGTCCATTTATGCCTCTCACGCAAAGGTGCTTGTCGCTAAAGCGGGCTAGCGCCTGAAAAAACCGGATCGTAGCATTCGCGGCATAGATAAGGAGCCTTGCATGCGTATCAACCCTCCCCTCGTCGCACTCTCCATCGGTGCCTTCGGTATCGGTGTGACCGAGTTCGCCCCCATGGGCATGTTGCCCGGCATCGCCGCCGACCTCGGCGTGTCGATCCCGGCGGCGGGCCTGCTGGTCAGCGCCTATGCCATCGGCGTGCTGCTCGGCGCGCCGCTGATGACCCTGACCACCGGCCGCATTCCCCGGCGCTACCTGCTGATCGGGCTGATGGCCATCTTCACCCTGGGCAACCTGATGTCGGCGCTGGCGACCGACTACTACAGCCTGCTGGTGGCGCGGGTGGTGACGTCGCTCAACCATGGCGCGTTCTTCGGCGTCGGCTCCATCGTCGCCGCCAGCGTGGTGGCACCGGACAAGCGCGCCGGCGCCGTGGCGGCGATGTTCATGGGCCTGACGCTGGCGACCATCGGCGGCGTGCCGTTGGCCACCTGGTTCGGCGATCTGCTCGGCTGGCGCACGGCGTTCTGGGGGATCGCCGGCCTGGGCGTGGTGACCATGGCCGCGCTGTGGTTCGCCCTGCCGGACGTGCCGTTGCAGAAAAGCGATGGCGTGCTGGCGGAAATCCGTGTGCTGGGCCGTGGCCCGGTGCTGGCGGCGCTGGCCCTGACCGTGGTCGGTTCGAGTGCGATGTTCACCGTGTTCACCTATATCGCACCCATCCTCAAAAGCGAGACACACGCCTCCACAACTTTTGTCACGGCCATGCTGATGCTGTACGGCATCGGCCTGACCCTGGGCAATATCTGGGGCGGCAGGGCCGCGGACCGTTCGATCGACCGCACCCTGATCGTCTCGCTGGGCCTGCTGATCGCGGTGCTGCTGGCGTTCGCCGTGCTGATGCGCTGGCCGCTGCCGGCCGCTGTGTCGATCCTGATCTGGGGTATCGCCAGCTTCGCCCTGGTGCCGCCGTTGCAGATGCGCGTGATGGAAGCGGCCAAGGACGCGCCCAACCTGGCGTCGGCGGTGAACATCGGCGCGTTCAACCTGGGCAATGCGATTGGCGCGGCGCTGGGTGGCGCGGTGATCAATGCCGGGCTGGGCTATCCGGCGATTTCCCTGGCGGGGGCGGCGATGGCCGGCCTGGGGCTGTTGATGGTGCTGGGGGCCGCCTGGCGCGCCAGGGCCGCTGCGGTTGCCGCGATATAGCGAGAAAGAGCCGTCTTCCAACCAGAGCGATCTGCTTCTGGCCGGAAGCGGAAGAGGTGTTGTCTTCTGTGCCGGACGCGATCAGTCCTCGCATCCCCAGACGCGCACCGTGCAGCTGCTGCCGCCCTGCGCCTGGCACTGGGAAATGGCGCCGCCTTGTGCAGCCCCCGAAGAGGATGCCGTGGCCCAGCCATAGATGCTCGAACCGCTGGCCTGGTCCGCTGCATAGGCCGCGCACTCATTGGCGAATTGCAGGACGACCTGGCAGCCCGCGCCGCACTCGTTCAGCGCACGGGCCTGGGCCTGGCCGAAGTCGGCGTAGCTGTAGGCAAAGCCATATTGGTCGCCCTGGTTGCTGTCGATGGCCAGGGCCCCGGCGGCCGACGCCTGCCCTGCACCCAGTGCCAAGGCCAGACCAAGGGAAAGGGTGCGCACAACACGAACGGCTCGCGACATGGGTAATACCTGTAACTAGAGGGTTAGGGAGGCGCCATTCTAGCGATTGCCCCTGGCGCCCACGGCAGGACGATAGTCGCGCTTGCCTGGTTCGCAAGCATGGCATCCGCAGGTCCGGCATACCCATCACACCCTGCGACCCCTGCGCGGTCAGGTCCAATACCCACACCGTGGCTTAGCTGATAGAGTCGCGCCCCATGAAGCTGATCCGCAAAGACCGCAGCCTGATCGCCTGGGTACTCTATTCGAGCATCCTGTTCGCCGCGCTCGTCTGCGCGGTCGGCCATGGGCAGGTGGCGGGTTTGCAACTCAGTGGCCTGGACGCAGGCTATTGCAGCCTGCAAGGCGGCAGTGCCGACGACATGGGCCTGGCCGCGCCGATCCTGAGCAGTGAGAGCTGCGTGCTGAGTTCGTCCTTCAGCGCCATCATCCTGGCCGCATTCTTCGGGTTGTTCGGGCGCCTGGCCGCCGACAGCGCCCGCCCGCTGCCCGCTCCGCCGCACAGGCACCCCGCACGCCACGCGTGGCCCCCGCCAATCCGCGAGCCTCCCCCTTTCTCACGGCCTGAACCGGCGCCCGCTTCTTGCGAGCGAAAGGACCGCAACCTGCCCTGTCGCAAAACAGGGGGACACAGGCAAGGTTCTACTGCCCCACATGCATACCAAACAGGCCCCTGCCAGACGCAGTGCCTGGCTCCGATCACAGTTCCATTCCCACCCAGGAGAGACCTCCATGACATTCAAGAACGCATTGCTCGGCCTCGGTCTTCTGCTACCCGCCCTGCTGGCCCAGGCCCACGAGTACGCTGCCGGCCCATTGCATATCGAGCACCCGTGGTCGCGCGAGATGCCGCCAGTGGCGCCGACCTCGGCAGCCTATTTCGTGGTGCACAACACCGGCAACGAAGCCGACCGCCTGCTCGGCGCCAGCACGCCGCTGGCCGGCAAGGCCGAGCTGCACGAACATGTGCATGCAGATGGCGTGATGAAGATGCAGCACGTGACCGACGTGGCCATCCCCGCCGGGGGCGAGGTGCGCTTCGAGCCCATGGGCTACCACGTGATGCTGTTCAACCTGAAGCGCCAGGCCTCGGCCGGGGAGCGCTTCCCGCTGACCCTGACCTTCGAGAAGGCCGGTGAAGTGCAGGTGGAAGTGGCCGTGCAGAAGGAGGCGCCCAAGCCGTCCGGCGCCGCCGAGAACGGCCATGGCGGGCATCACGCGCACTGATGTCGATGCCCCTGCGCAGACGACGGCTGGGCGCCTGCCTCGGCCTGCTGGCATTCGCCCTGATCGCCCTGGCGCCGCTGGTTTCCCAGTGGCGCGCCGAGCATCAGGACTGGTCATGGCTGGCCGAGCTGGCCTGCCATGACGGCCACGCACAGGCCCCGGCGTCGCCCACGCCCGAGCCCGCGGCAACGCACCTGGATGCCTGCGGCTACTGCTCCCTGCTCGTCCACAGCCCGGCGCTGGGCAACCGCGACTGGAGCGGCTTCGCCCTTGGCGCCGCACCCGCCGCGCCCGTCACCCTGGCGGCCAGGTCCTGCCCGCTGGAGCGGCGCTTCCCCGCCGCACACTCACGCGCGCCCCCTGCCCTCGGTTGATGCCTGCAACCGGAACCACCGACGGTTCCGTTCCGGCCACCTGGCCGACATCACCAGGAGCATGCGCCCATGCGCTCATACCGCCCGAAAGCCGCGCGTATCGCCGGCGAACCACTGTTTCCCGATTACCCGAATAATGCCCGCTCGTTCATCGTGCTCGACGCCGGCCTACTGCCCTACTGGCACATGCTGTTCGACCCCTGCCCCGCATTGCTGAAGCTGGACCCGCCGGAAGGGCTGGCGCTGTTTCGCCGCTTCATGGTCTGGGCCTACCAGCGCCAGCCAGTGCAGGACTGGACCTTCCATATCAGCGTCTGCCGCTGGCTGCTGCAGTCCGAATACGCCCGGCAGGTCGGTGCCGAGCAGATCGAGAGCCTGCTGTGCGCCGCCGCCGCACGCTGGGCCAGCCACGATGGCAGCAGCGCCCAGGGCATCCTGCTGGCCAGCAGCGCCTACCCGATGACGCTGGTGGAGTGGAAGCACGAAGGCGCGGGGCCCGCCGAGGCGATCCAGGTGTTGCCCCCGGCCCGCTTCGATTTCGCCTGGTCGCCGCTCAGTGGCGCGGGGCTGGGCGGCTTCCGCCGCTGGCTGCGCATTCCCGAATGACCGTGCGCCCTTGCCCCTCTCCAGATACAACCCGCGACACCACCCCAGGAGCCATCCCATGCGTTATCTGCGCTATTCGATTCCACTCATGCTGCTGGCGCTGCTGGCCGCACTGCTGCTCAATCTGAGCCAACGCCCCGCCGGGCTCGACCCGCAGGGGGCGCTGGAAGCCGGCATCATCCTGCTGCCGGAAGCCCGCGAGCTGCCACCGGCGGAGCTGACCAGCCTCGATGGCCAGGCGTTCGGACCGGCGTTCTTCTCGGGCAAATGGACGTTGATGCTGTTCGGCTACACCTTCTGCCCGGACATCTGCCCGACCGCGCTCAGCGAGTTGCGCGCGCTCTATACCTGGCTACCACCAGAGGCGCGGGAGCGCCTGCGGGTGGTGATGGTCAGCGTCGATCCGCAGCGCGACAGCGCCGAGCAGCTGCAACGCTATGTCAGCCACTTCCACCGGGATTTCATCGGCCTGCGCGGTGAACTGGAGGTCGTGCAAACTGCCGCCAACACCCTCGGCCTGTCCTTTATTCCCGGCGACACCACGCAGCCGTACTACACGGTCGACCATAGCGGGCACCTGGCGCTGATCGACCCCGAGGGCCGGCAGCGGGGCTTCGTGCGCGGCCCTCTGCGGGTGGAGGCACTGGTCGAGCATCTGCCCGCGCTGCTCGGCCAGGATCAGTAGGACGCGCTGAGGGTCAGGGCGAGGTTGCGCGGCTCGCCGTAGAAGTTGTAGATGTTCGGCGTGCCGACGCTGGCGTAGTACCTGCGGTCCAGCAGGTTGTTGGCGTTCAGGCCGATGCTGTAGTGCTCGTCGATGCGGTAGCCGATCCGGCCATTGAGCACCGCATGACCGCTGTTGGCCACCTCGTCGCGCCAGCCTCGCGAGCTTTGCACCGCGCTGTTGGCCAGTACGCCGAGCCCCAGGCTGAGGCCATCCAGTGCGCCGCCCTGGATGGCGTAGTGGCTCCATAGCTTGAACTGGTGCTTCGGGGTCTGGATCGAGTAGGTCAGGCCTTCGTTGTTGCGGTCCTTCAGGTAGCGGGTGGTCAGGCGCGTGTAGCCGGCCATCAGCTCCAGCCCGGCCAGGGGGCGGCCGACCACTTCGACTTCCCAGCCACGGCTCTGCACCCTGCCGGCATTGAGGTAGAAGCTCTGCGTGGGGTAGTCCGGGTCGGCATAGGCGCGGTTCTTGTCCTGCAGGTCGAACCAGGCCAGCGAGACGGCCAGCCGTTCGTCGAACCAGGCGCTCTTGCCGCCCACCTCGTACTGGCGGCCGATCCGTGGGTCGAGCACGCCGCCATCCGCCTTCGATTGCGTCTGCGGCACGAAGATATCGGTGTAGCTGCCATACAGGGTGATATGCCGGTTCAGCTCATAGAGCAGGCCGCCATAGGGCGTGAACTCGCCGGAGGCCTTGGCGCCCGGCGTCCAGGCCGTGGGCGCGGAGGGGGCAATGTTGCGCCGCTCGTTGCGAAAATCGGTGGTACGACCGCCCAGCACCAGGGTCAGCGGCTCCGCCAGGCTGAAGCGCGCCTGGCTGTAGAAACCATGCTGGGTCGTTTCGTTCTCGCTGCCCGAGGTGTAGGCAATGAATGGCTCCGCCAGCCCCCGCACATCGTCGAACAGTGTCTGGCTGTAGCCTGGCCCGCGCCCGGAGCGGCCTTCGCTGTTGTAGCGCTCGGCATTGGCGCCGAGCGTCAGCTGGTGACTGCGCCCCAGCAGTTCGAATGGTCCGCTGGCATAGAGGTCGAGGCCGTCGCGGCTGTAATCGTAGTCGCCACGGAAACTGGAATAGTCGATCCGCCCTGTCAGCGGGTCGAGCCCCGAGGAGGTGTAGGCGTACTTGTAGTAGAGGTTCTGCACGCGGTGGTTGGCCGCCAGGCGGGCCACCCAGCCATTGCCGAGGCGATGCTCCAGGGCCAGGGCCAGCTCACGGGTGTCGTAGCGCATGCCACCCCAGCCCGGCGCATTGAAGGTGGAACGGGAGACATCCAGCAACGGAAAGTAGCCATCGGCGCCGGCCACCGAAGACGCCGGCAGGCCCGACCAGGGCGCCACGACCTCCTGGTCCTGCTGGCTGTAGGAAAGCGACAGCAGCGTATCGGCGCCCAGGTCGTAGTCCAGCGCGGCCATGCCGAGCCATTTGTCGCTGTCGGTCTGTTCGTAGAAGTAGCGCTGCGCCTGCCCGGCCATCACCAGCCGGCCACGCAGCCGGCCATCCTGGCTCAGCGGGCCGGTGACATCGGCTTCCGCCCGGTAGTTGTCCCAGGAGCCGGCGCTGGTCTTCCAGGACAGGCCGAAGCGCTCCTGCGGTTTCTTCTTCACCAGGTTGACCGAACCACCCGGCTCGCCGACACCGCGCATCAGCCCGGCCGGGCCGCGCAGCACCTCGATGCGCTCGTATAGGGCCAGGTCGAAGTGGTGCGAAGGCGTCATGCCGTTGTAGGAGGGAATGCCGTCGTACATCACCCCCAAGGCATAGCCACGGGCGTAGTACTGGTGGCTCAGGGTGTCGTTGGCGATGACATTGACGCCGGTGACCTGCTGCAGCGCCTGCTCCATGCCGACCATGTTCTGGTCGTCCATCTGCTGGCGCGTCAGCACCGAGATCGACTCGGGGATCTCACGTGGCGTCAGCGCCACCTTGCTGGCGACGCTGGCCTTGCCGGCCTTGTAGCCGCTGTCGCCAGCGTCGCGGACATGGATCTCGGACAGCTCCAGGTCATCGGCCTGCGCGGCCAGGGGAGCGAGCATGGACAGGGTCACGGCCAGGGGCAGCAGTGCACGGGGAGGCAGGAGCATCGTCAGGGTCTCGTCGGGTTGGCCTGGCGCCAGGGAGACCGCGTCACGCCGGCCCCCAGCGCGACGAACGGAATCTAGGCAGGCAGGTGACAGCGCTCAACCGCGACAACCCGCCGCATGAGGCGGCGGCGACCCCATGGCCTGCCCGGTGCATCCAGGGCAGCCGCCAGGCTGCGGCAGGAGGTCGCAGTTGGTCGCCTGCGCCGGGGCTTCCTAGAATCGGTTCACCACGGGCAGGACAGGTTCGCGACTTCCATCCCGGCAACATTCATGGCAATGCCCGTGGGTTCTGGACAACTCCGTTCGAGTGGGTGCCTCGCCCCTTCCGCTTTGTCGGCAAGGGGCTTTTTTCGCAGCGCGGCCCGTCACCAGCGCCCGCCGGCCCCGCCGCCGCCGCTGGAGCCGCCGCCAAAGCCACCCCCTGAACTGCCGCCAGAGCTACCGCCACCCGATGAACCACCCGAGCCGGAGCGGCTTTCGTCCGCCAACTGGGCGAGGGTGACCTGGCCGAAGGATTTGCTGTAGTTGCAGAAGGCGCATGCCTGGATGCGCTCGCCGATACCGCTGCGACTGCGGGTGGCCGCCTTGATGACCTTGACGGTCGGGCGCTGCAAGGTCTGGCCGTT is part of the Pseudomonas sp. ABC1 genome and encodes:
- a CDS encoding SCO family protein, translating into MRYLRYSIPLMLLALLAALLLNLSQRPAGLDPQGALEAGIILLPEARELPPAELTSLDGQAFGPAFFSGKWTLMLFGYTFCPDICPTALSELRALYTWLPPEARERLRVVMVSVDPQRDSAEQLQRYVSHFHRDFIGLRGELEVVQTAANTLGLSFIPGDTTQPYYTVDHSGHLALIDPEGRQRGFVRGPLRVEALVEHLPALLGQDQ
- a CDS encoding putative natural product biosynthesis protein; the protein is MRSYRPKAARIAGEPLFPDYPNNARSFIVLDAGLLPYWHMLFDPCPALLKLDPPEGLALFRRFMVWAYQRQPVQDWTFHISVCRWLLQSEYARQVGAEQIESLLCAAAARWASHDGSSAQGILLASSAYPMTLVEWKHEGAGPAEAIQVLPPARFDFAWSPLSGAGLGGFRRWLRIPE
- a CDS encoding DUF2946 family protein translates to MSMPLRRRRLGACLGLLAFALIALAPLVSQWRAEHQDWSWLAELACHDGHAQAPASPTPEPAATHLDACGYCSLLVHSPALGNRDWSGFALGAAPAAPVTLAARSCPLERRFPAAHSRAPPALG
- a CDS encoding DUF4189 domain-containing protein, translating into MSRAVRVVRTLSLGLALALGAGQASAAGALAIDSNQGDQYGFAYSYADFGQAQARALNECGAGCQVVLQFANECAAYAADQASGSSIYGWATASSSGAAQGGAISQCQAQGGSSCTVRVWGCED
- a CDS encoding MFS transporter; amino-acid sequence: MRINPPLVALSIGAFGIGVTEFAPMGMLPGIAADLGVSIPAAGLLVSAYAIGVLLGAPLMTLTTGRIPRRYLLIGLMAIFTLGNLMSALATDYYSLLVARVVTSLNHGAFFGVGSIVAASVVAPDKRAGAVAAMFMGLTLATIGGVPLATWFGDLLGWRTAFWGIAGLGVVTMAALWFALPDVPLQKSDGVLAEIRVLGRGPVLAALALTVVGSSAMFTVFTYIAPILKSETHASTTFVTAMLMLYGIGLTLGNIWGGRAADRSIDRTLIVSLGLLIAVLLAFAVLMRWPLPAAVSILIWGIASFALVPPLQMRVMEAAKDAPNLASAVNIGAFNLGNAIGAALGGAVINAGLGYPAISLAGAAMAGLGLLMVLGAAWRARAAAVAAI
- a CDS encoding copper chaperone PCu(A)C encodes the protein MTFKNALLGLGLLLPALLAQAHEYAAGPLHIEHPWSREMPPVAPTSAAYFVVHNTGNEADRLLGASTPLAGKAELHEHVHADGVMKMQHVTDVAIPAGGEVRFEPMGYHVMLFNLKRQASAGERFPLTLTFEKAGEVQVEVAVQKEAPKPSGAAENGHGGHHAH
- a CDS encoding TonB-dependent siderophore receptor; the protein is MLLPPRALLPLAVTLSMLAPLAAQADDLELSEIHVRDAGDSGYKAGKASVASKVALTPREIPESISVLTRQQMDDQNMVGMEQALQQVTGVNVIANDTLSHQYYARGYALGVMYDGIPSYNGMTPSHHFDLALYERIEVLRGPAGLMRGVGEPGGSVNLVKKKPQERFGLSWKTSAGSWDNYRAEADVTGPLSQDGRLRGRLVMAGQAQRYFYEQTDSDKWLGMAALDYDLGADTLLSLSYSQQDQEVVAPWSGLPASSVAGADGYFPLLDVSRSTFNAPGWGGMRYDTRELALALEHRLGNGWVARLAANHRVQNLYYKYAYTSSGLDPLTGRIDYSSFRGDYDYSRDGLDLYASGPFELLGRSHQLTLGANAERYNSEGRSGRGPGYSQTLFDDVRGLAEPFIAYTSGSENETTQHGFYSQARFSLAEPLTLVLGGRTTDFRNERRNIAPSAPTAWTPGAKASGEFTPYGGLLYELNRHITLYGSYTDIFVPQTQSKADGGVLDPRIGRQYEVGGKSAWFDERLAVSLAWFDLQDKNRAYADPDYPTQSFYLNAGRVQSRGWEVEVVGRPLAGLELMAGYTRLTTRYLKDRNNEGLTYSIQTPKHQFKLWSHYAIQGGALDGLSLGLGVLANSAVQSSRGWRDEVANSGHAVLNGRIGYRIDEHYSIGLNANNLLDRRYYASVGTPNIYNFYGEPRNLALTLSASY